CGACGCGGCGGCGGACGACGGGGTGCGCGCGGTGGTGCTGACCGGGTCGGGGAAGGCGTTCTGCGCCGGGCAGGACCTCAAGGAGCACGTCGGCCTGCTGCAGGCGAACGACCCGGCGCCGTTGCACACGGTGGCCGAGCACTACAACCCGATCGTCGAGCTGATCACCGGCATGCCGAAGCCGGTGATCGCCGCGGTCAACGGAGCCGCGGCCGGTGCCGGCGCCGCCTTCGCCTACGCCAGCGACATCCGCGTGGCGGCTTCGTCGGCGAACTTCCTGATGGCCTTCGCGAACGTCGGGCTGGGCCCCGACTCGGGCGCGTCGTGGACCCTGCAGCGCCTCATCGGCCTCGGCCGGGCGACGGAACTGATGTTGCTGGCCCGGAAGGTCTCCTCCGACGAGGCGCTTTCGCTTGGCCTGGTGAGCGAGGTCGTCCCGGACGACGAACTGGCGGCGCGCGCCGGTGCCATCGCCGCCAAGCTCGCCGCCGGCCCGACGGTCGCCTACGCGAAAATCAAGGAGGTGCTCTCGGTCGCCGCCGAAAGCACCCTGAGCGAGGCGCTGGCCGCGGAAGAATCGGCGCAGGCGGCGCTGGGCGGGACGGCGGACCACGCGGAAGCCGTGGACGCCTTCGTCAACAAACGACGTCCCACCTTCCAGGGAAAGTAACTTCCACACTGACGAATGTGGCTTTCGAGCGCCTCGAAGGCCACATTCGTCAGGCGGAAGCTCGGAAGCAGCCGGCCACGTGGTCGTCGACCATGCCGGTGGCTTGCATGAGGGCGTAGCAGGTCGTTGGACCCACGAAGGCGAAGCCGAGTTTTTTCAGGGTTTTTGCCATGGCCCGCGATTCCGGGGTGATGGCGGGGACGTCGTCCATGGTGGCGGGGCGTGGCGACGACGAAGGCGCGAAGGACCACAGCAACTCGCCCAGGGGCTGGTCCAGGTCGGCGACGGCGCGAGCGTTGCGAATGGTGGCTTCGATCTTCGCCCGGTTCCGGACGATGCCGGTGTCCGCCAGCAAACGGGAGATGTCGTCATCGTCGAAGGCGGCGACTGCCGCCGGATCAAAAGAAGAGAAAGCCGCGCGGAAAGCGGGGCGTTTGCGCAGGATGACGATCCAGGACAAACCCGACTGGAATGCCTCCAGCGACAACCGTTCGAAAAGGGCCTGTTCACCACGCAAGGGGTAGCCCCATTCCTTGTCGTGGTATTCCGCGTAATCGGGCGAAGAATTCCCCCAGGAACACCGCGAAATCCCGTCCGCGCCCACCAAGCTCATGAATCACCCCACCGAATAGGATTCCGCGAACCGCGCGAAGCGGTCCAGTGAATACCGCACCCCCAGCGCGAACACCGGTTTCGCCACCGGCCAGCCCAACTGCCCCAGCGGCCCCAGTGGCAACTTCAACTGCTCCGACCACACCAGCGTCGACCGGTCCGCCCCCTGCGCGTGCACGTGGAACGAACCCGTCCCCCGCACCAGCCGCCCGGTGTGCCGCACCGAGCACCGCACCGGCGGCTCCCAGCCGGTGATCTCCATCGTGTCGGTGAACCCCACCCCGGCGACCCCGGTGAACGCCGACAGCCGCGACCCCACGCTGCGCCCGTTGCCCTCGGTCACCTCGACGCGGGTCCCGAGCATCCACTCGCCCTGCCGCGCCCAGTCGGTCAGCGCCAGCCAGGTCGTCCCGGCGGATGCGGCCACCCGCACCGACAGCACCAGCTCCGGCATCAGACCGCGTCCTCGCGGCGGCGACCGTCCAGCTCCGCCTCCAGCCGCGCCACCCTGGCCCGCAGTTCGTCCAGCTCGTTGCCCGCCCGGCGCAACACCCAGTCCACTTCGGACATCTTGTACCCGCGCAGCACCAGCTGGAAGCGCACGGCCCGCAGGTCCTCACCGGTCAGGTCCTCGGCGGGCAACCGGGTCGGCGACGCGCCCGGCGCCAGCGGGGCCAGCTCCTCACCCCGGCCGAAGACGACCGCGGCCAGCAGGAACACCACGGCCGCGACCAGCAGCATGACGACTAGGTAGATCAGCGCGGTGGTCACGCCACGATCGTGACACAGGCCCGCCACGACCGTCGCGCCAGCACGACGAGTCGCGCGCTGATCATCATCGACAGCAAGCCCATCACCGCGCACGGCCAGGAAATCAGCAGCAGGCTGGTGTCGATGAACCCGCTCACGCTGACCAGCACCACCCGCACCAGCAGGTCCGCCCCCACCGAGGTGGCCGCGACCAGCGAAATCCACCGGCCCGCCCGGGCCGAGCGCGCGTACCGGCACAGCACCCGCGCCACCAGCAACGCGACCAGCCCCAGCCCGGCCACCGCGTACCCGGTGTAGTCCGCCGTGAGCGCCAGTGGCCCGTACCACTCGGGCATGACCACGCCGGTGTTGCTCCAGGAACCGAACGTGGTCATCCGGGTCAGCTCCCACAGCACGTGCATCAGCGGCAGCGCCAGTGCGAGCGAGCGCAACGCCTGCACACCCGTCGCCAGCCCCAGTTCGGACTGGTAGTCCTCGCGGACTTCCTCGACCGCGCCGAAGTCGGTGACCGCGCGCCGCTGCGCCTCCTCTTCCGGCAACCCGGCCGAAAGGTAGCGCTCGGTGGCGTCGTCGAGGCTGTCGCGTGCCTCGGCGAGCAGGTCGGACTTGCGCGCGGGCGAGCCGTACAGCGAGCCCGCCAGGTCCTCCAGGTAGCGGTCGATCACGCCTGCGCCGGCCATGCCTGCCCTCCCAGTACCGCGCCGATCACCGTGGTGAACTGCTGCCACTCCGCGCGCTCGGCCGCCAGCGCCTTCTGCCCGGCGCGGGTCAGCCGGTAGGTGCGCCGCTTGCGCCCGGACACCACGTCCCACTCGCTGGCGAGGAACCCGGCGCGTTCGAGCCGCCGCAGTGCCGGGTACACGGTGCCGGTCGGCAGGTCGAGCGCGCCGCCGCTGCGGGCCTGCAGCGCCTCGATGATCGCGTAGCCGTGCAGCTTGCGGCCGTCCAGCACGGCCAGCAGCAGGGCGTCCAGATGTCCGCGCAAAGCGTCCGCCTTCATAGGTGGGCACTCTACTGATACCGGCATCCGGGAGGTACCGGAGACAACCCTGACTTCTCCCTGAATCCATGAATTTGACCGCTACATGTAGCGTGCCTACATGTAGGCTCCGGCGGCATGGAAGCACTCCCCATCGCGAGACTGCAGTTCGCCACCACCACCTCGTTCCACTTCCTGTTCGTGCTGCTCACCCTGGGTCTGGTCACGCTGGTCGCGGTGATGCAGACGCGGTACGCGCTCAGCGGACGCCCGGTGCACCGCCGGATGACCCGGTTCTGGGGCAGGCTCTACGTG
The genomic region above belongs to Amycolatopsis sp. YIM 10 and contains:
- a CDS encoding permease prefix domain 1-containing protein; amino-acid sequence: MAGAGVIDRYLEDLAGSLYGSPARKSDLLAEARDSLDDATERYLSAGLPEEEAQRRAVTDFGAVEEVREDYQSELGLATGVQALRSLALALPLMHVLWELTRMTTFGSWSNTGVVMPEWYGPLALTADYTGYAVAGLGLVALLVARVLCRYARSARAGRWISLVAATSVGADLLVRVVLVSVSGFIDTSLLLISWPCAVMGLLSMMISARLVVLARRSWRACVTIVA
- a CDS encoding DivIVA domain-containing protein; the protein is MTTALIYLVVMLLVAAVVFLLAAVVFGRGEELAPLAPGASPTRLPAEDLTGEDLRAVRFQLVLRGYKMSEVDWVLRRAGNELDELRARVARLEAELDGRRREDAV
- a CDS encoding DNA-3-methyladenine glycosylase I — encoded protein: MSLVGADGISRCSWGNSSPDYAEYHDKEWGYPLRGEQALFERLSLEAFQSGLSWIVILRKRPAFRAAFSSFDPAAVAAFDDDDISRLLADTGIVRNRAKIEATIRNARAVADLDQPLGELLWSFAPSSSPRPATMDDVPAITPESRAMAKTLKKLGFAFVGPTTCYALMQATGMVDDHVAGCFRASA
- a CDS encoding SRPBCC family protein, whose protein sequence is MPELVLSVRVAASAGTTWLALTDWARQGEWMLGTRVEVTEGNGRSVGSRLSAFTGVAGVGFTDTMEITGWEPPVRCSVRHTGRLVRGTGSFHVHAQGADRSTLVWSEQLKLPLGPLGQLGWPVAKPVFALGVRYSLDRFARFAESYSVG
- a CDS encoding helix-turn-helix transcriptional regulator, translating into MKADALRGHLDALLLAVLDGRKLHGYAIIEALQARSGGALDLPTGTVYPALRRLERAGFLASEWDVVSGRKRRTYRLTRAGQKALAAERAEWQQFTTVIGAVLGGQAWPAQA
- a CDS encoding enoyl-CoA hydratase-related protein, whose protein sequence is MTTEDVLLVSDSTDTPGVRTLTLNRPQAYNSLTVELKERLLAALRDAAADDGVRAVVLTGSGKAFCAGQDLKEHVGLLQANDPAPLHTVAEHYNPIVELITGMPKPVIAAVNGAAAGAGAAFAYASDIRVAASSANFLMAFANVGLGPDSGASWTLQRLIGLGRATELMLLARKVSSDEALSLGLVSEVVPDDELAARAGAIAAKLAAGPTVAYAKIKEVLSVAAESTLSEALAAEESAQAALGGTADHAEAVDAFVNKRRPTFQGK